The Streptomyces sp. HSG2 genome has a segment encoding these proteins:
- a CDS encoding IS3 family transposase (programmed frameshift), protein MVMKHYPPEFKADAVALYESRPGATIKSVAADLGVNPETLRNWIRAAGAARPRGRRPEGPAVPESSLQAELAAARKKIRELEEERELLRKAAKYFAGGDALVNRFQFVCDHQRRYGVKRLCQVLGIARSSFYYWRRTAPDRAARRAADAQLAARIQTVHRESDGTYGVPRITAELREDGERVNHKRVARLMRTAGIAGTRLRRRHRTTVPDPAAAKAPDLIGRDFTATEPNTRYAGDITYLPLEGGKFLYLATVIDLASRRLAGWALADHMRTELVTDALDAAIRTRGSLAGAVMHSDHGAQYTSRAFAHACAKAGVRQSMSAVGSSADNALAESFNATFKRETLQGRKSWSSEREARLDAFRWLNRYNTRRRHSRLGQRSPIAYETALAATSTTLAQAA, encoded by the exons GTGGTCATGAAGCACTACCCGCCTGAGTTCAAGGCGGACGCGGTCGCGTTGTACGAGTCGCGGCCCGGGGCGACGATCAAGTCGGTCGCCGCTGATCTGGGGGTCAACCCGGAGACGCTGAGGAACTGGATCCGGGCGGCCGGTGCCGCCCGTCCCCGTGGCCGCCGCCCGGAGGGTCCGGCGGTGCCGGAGTCTTCGCTTCAGGCAGAGCTCGCCGCCGCGCGGAAGAAGATCCGCGAGCTGGAGGAGGAACGCGAGCTCCTGCGGAAGGCCGCGAAGTATTTCGCCGGGG GAGACGCGCTGGTGAACCGCTTCCAGTTCGTCTGCGACCACCAGCGCCGATACGGCGTGAAGCGGTTGTGCCAGGTCCTGGGCATCGCCCGCTCCAGCTTCTACTACTGGCGCCGGACCGCACCGGACCGGGCGGCCCGCCGGGCGGCCGACGCCCAGCTCGCCGCACGGATCCAAACCGTCCACCGGGAGTCGGACGGCACCTACGGTGTCCCCAGGATCACCGCCGAGCTCCGCGAGGACGGTGAGCGCGTCAACCACAAGCGCGTCGCCCGCCTCATGCGCACTGCCGGTATCGCCGGGACGCGCCTGCGCCGCAGACACCGCACCACGGTCCCGGACCCGGCCGCCGCGAAGGCGCCCGACCTGATCGGCCGGGACTTCACCGCCACGGAGCCGAACACCAGGTATGCCGGCGATATTACGTATCTCCCGCTGGAAGGTGGGAAGTTCCTCTATCTCGCCACGGTCATCGACCTCGCCTCGCGCCGCCTGGCCGGATGGGCGCTGGCCGATCACATGCGGACCGAGCTCGTCACCGATGCCCTGGACGCGGCGATACGGACCCGCGGCAGCCTCGCGGGGGCCGTCATGCACAGCGACCACGGGGCGCAATACACCAGTCGGGCCTTCGCCCACGCCTGCGCGAAGGCCGGTGTCCGCCAGTCCATGAGCGCGGTCGGCAGCTCGGCGGACAACGCGCTGGCCGAGTCCTTCAACGCGACGTTCAAGCGGGAAACCCTCCAAGGCCGCAAGAGCTGGTCCAGCGAGCGCGAAGCCCGGCTCGACGCCTTCCGATGGCTGAACCGCTACAACACCCGACGCCGCCACTCACGACTCGGACAACGCAGCCCGATCGCCTACGAGACGGCACTCGCCGCAACATCAACTACGCTGGCTCAAGCCGCATAG
- a CDS encoding GntR family transcriptional regulator has product MPSRRDAIADDLRERIVTGRLKPGERLPSEAHLAAQYMVSTPTLRNALAVLQAEGLIEKAHGKGNFVRRPLHRITYVGGRRTLDVHSMDLAPLSVTVHTTRVRARGHLAALLKMPTGSPLTEILCLGHEDERPHSLARIYVPCDLAPATMLREPLPYEAVVTRLTELRPPPAEVREEISVRLPTPEEASTLRISSALAVLAVTRQTADTAGRVVEAALLVLPGDRTDAVFTTHYVIDERSAKT; this is encoded by the coding sequence GTGCCCTCGCGACGCGACGCTATCGCCGATGACCTCCGGGAGCGGATCGTCACCGGTCGACTCAAGCCCGGCGAACGCCTGCCTTCTGAGGCGCATTTGGCCGCGCAGTACATGGTCAGCACGCCGACGCTGCGGAATGCCCTCGCCGTACTCCAGGCGGAAGGCCTCATCGAGAAGGCCCACGGCAAGGGGAACTTCGTCCGCCGTCCGCTGCACAGGATCACGTACGTCGGCGGGAGACGAACCCTGGACGTGCACAGCATGGATCTTGCCCCCCTGAGCGTCACCGTCCACACCACCAGGGTGCGGGCCCGCGGGCATCTTGCGGCCCTGCTGAAGATGCCGACCGGCAGTCCTCTGACTGAGATCCTCTGTCTCGGCCATGAGGACGAGAGACCTCACAGCCTGGCGCGCATCTACGTCCCCTGCGACCTGGCGCCGGCCACCATGCTCCGCGAGCCACTCCCGTACGAGGCGGTGGTGACGCGACTGACGGAACTCCGCCCGCCGCCGGCCGAGGTCCGGGAGGAGATCAGCGTTCGCCTCCCGACACCGGAGGAGGCATCCACTCTCCGGATCAGCTCTGCCCTGGCAGTCCTCGCCGTCACACGCCAGACGGCCGACACCGCTGGACGCGTGGTCGAGGCGGCCCTCCTGGTGCTGCCGGGAGACCGCACCGACGCGGTGTTCACCACTCACTACGTGATCGACGAGAGGTCGGCGAAAACATGA
- a CDS encoding GntR family transcriptional regulator, giving the protein MPEQPPYLRIADELRLRIAEHEWEPGDRLPSRAQIGQEYGVGDNVVRRAQELLISQGVLEGRAGSGTYVAEPSQRVRMVRSSAREQLSGSPFRADMKAVGRQGDWESRTEAKVPAPAEIATRLGVSEGELCVRTAYEFLANGRPVQLSTSWEPYDLTAGTLVVLPEGGPHAGAGVVNRMAEIGITVSHAVEQPEPRQATAEEASLLGVQKGALVTHIRRTYYSDQGRPVETADIVVSAALCEIVYEIPISRQPRTTSAPDRAGNSGEPR; this is encoded by the coding sequence ATGCCTGAGCAACCGCCCTATCTCCGCATCGCCGACGAGCTACGGTTGCGGATCGCGGAGCACGAGTGGGAGCCGGGGGACCGGCTTCCCTCCCGCGCCCAGATCGGCCAGGAGTACGGCGTCGGCGACAACGTGGTCCGCCGGGCGCAGGAGTTGCTGATCTCCCAGGGTGTGCTCGAAGGCCGCGCCGGTTCCGGCACCTACGTCGCCGAGCCAAGCCAGCGCGTGCGGATGGTCCGGTCATCGGCGCGCGAGCAGCTCAGCGGCTCCCCGTTCCGGGCGGACATGAAGGCCGTGGGCAGGCAGGGCGACTGGGAGAGCCGGACCGAGGCCAAGGTTCCGGCACCGGCGGAGATCGCCACGCGTCTCGGTGTCTCCGAAGGAGAGCTGTGCGTGCGGACGGCGTACGAGTTCCTCGCCAACGGCAGGCCGGTTCAGCTGTCGACGAGCTGGGAGCCGTACGACCTCACCGCCGGCACACTCGTCGTCCTCCCCGAGGGAGGGCCGCACGCCGGAGCGGGCGTCGTGAACCGCATGGCGGAGATCGGCATCACCGTCAGCCACGCCGTGGAGCAGCCGGAACCGAGGCAGGCGACCGCCGAGGAGGCCTCACTCCTGGGCGTCCAGAAGGGCGCGCTCGTCACGCACATCCGGCGGACGTACTACAGCGACCAGGGGCGGCCCGTGGAGACCGCGGACATCGTCGTGTCCGCCGCACTCTGCGAGATCGTCTACGAGATCCCGATCAGTCGCCAGCCGCGCACCACAAGCGCACCAGACCGAGCGGGAAACAGCGGGGAACCACGGTGA
- a CDS encoding IS5 family transposase has protein sequence MSMRKPYPSDLTDEQWELVEPVITAWKARHPSVSGHQGKYAMREIVNAILYQNRTGCQWEFLPHDMPPPGAVKYYFYLWRDEGTDQDIHDLLRWHLREKRKRLADPSLVILDTQSIHAAVGVPATTTGKDAAKRVPGRKRCLAVDVLGLVVDCVVLPASAHENTAGIALLDGVAGQCDTVAKALVDQGFKKKVVDHGKNVGIDVEIVERNPAGKGFVVQAKRWIVEQTNGILMFYRRLVRDYEHRPASSRSRVFWAMTSVMSRRLTGATLASWRTT, from the coding sequence ATGAGCATGCGCAAGCCGTACCCGAGTGATCTCACCGATGAGCAGTGGGAGCTCGTCGAACCCGTGATCACGGCGTGGAAGGCCCGGCATCCGTCGGTCAGCGGGCATCAGGGGAAGTACGCGATGCGGGAGATCGTGAACGCCATCCTCTACCAGAATCGCACGGGGTGTCAGTGGGAGTTCCTGCCCCACGACATGCCCCCGCCCGGAGCGGTGAAGTACTACTTCTACCTCTGGCGCGACGAGGGCACCGACCAGGACATTCACGACCTGCTGCGCTGGCATCTGCGAGAGAAGCGGAAACGATTAGCCGACCCGAGCCTGGTGATCCTGGACACGCAGAGCATCCACGCCGCAGTCGGCGTCCCGGCCACGACGACCGGCAAGGACGCCGCGAAAAGGGTGCCGGGGAGGAAGAGATGCCTGGCCGTGGACGTACTGGGCCTGGTCGTGGACTGCGTCGTCCTGCCCGCCTCCGCGCACGAGAACACCGCCGGCATCGCCCTGCTGGACGGTGTCGCCGGGCAGTGCGACACCGTGGCCAAAGCCCTGGTCGACCAGGGCTTCAAGAAGAAGGTCGTCGATCACGGCAAGAACGTGGGCATCGACGTCGAGATCGTCGAGCGCAACCCGGCCGGCAAGGGCTTCGTCGTGCAGGCCAAGCGGTGGATCGTGGAGCAGACGAACGGGATCCTGATGTTCTACCGCCGTCTCGTACGCGACTACGAACACCGGCCCGCCTCCTCCCGATCCCGCGTCTTCTGGGCGATGACCTCCGTGATGAGCCGCCGACTCACCGGAGCCACCCTCGCTTCCTGGAGGACCACGTGA
- a CDS encoding DNA sulfur modification protein DndB, with product MANGVIDCENLLAIVNDPQEVEDAAKRAQKAGRPIGEYARTRAGVQRLLGTAGSKKAKNVGEYADYIAAGLRGDYDEAWSLPQITLWSPRPLMISEEGSSALPIKDGLYVLDSETQVTAWHRIKSHPGAYDLSEDFDFGAVPLSFEIFHGIGIMAARQIFHDRNMKGVPVDKSLAMSMDGRDFGTTVTRKLMESLKVPVGETTAQLSSLILTGKRQVSDKAAEWMTMSVLRTFIATAMLGKAGIHAASTGIEHEDIPVDESGTRPDRAVVQREVMETMGAFLQENAQFFHSKTAITAPAVVAGLGATINRCMSWSTDPLTDGVTLERLLEDVKWEREAKYWSGIAAKVTDRGAVSWAGGARDSGHKVYDALNRPESEAGKQIRGRF from the coding sequence ATGGCGAACGGCGTCATCGACTGCGAGAACCTGTTGGCGATCGTCAACGACCCTCAAGAGGTCGAGGACGCTGCCAAACGGGCCCAGAAGGCCGGCCGACCGATCGGCGAGTACGCCCGCACGCGCGCCGGGGTTCAGCGGCTTCTCGGTACGGCCGGCAGCAAGAAGGCCAAGAATGTCGGCGAGTACGCCGACTACATCGCGGCAGGTCTGCGAGGAGATTACGACGAAGCCTGGTCGCTGCCACAGATCACCCTCTGGTCGCCACGTCCACTGATGATCTCCGAAGAGGGCTCATCCGCCCTGCCGATCAAGGATGGCCTCTACGTCCTCGACAGTGAGACCCAGGTGACCGCCTGGCACCGGATCAAGTCCCACCCAGGTGCGTACGACCTGAGTGAGGACTTCGATTTCGGAGCGGTCCCGCTGTCGTTCGAGATCTTCCACGGGATCGGCATCATGGCCGCCCGCCAGATCTTCCACGACCGCAACATGAAGGGCGTGCCGGTCGACAAGTCCTTGGCCATGTCCATGGATGGCCGCGACTTCGGGACGACGGTGACACGCAAGCTGATGGAGTCACTGAAAGTACCGGTGGGCGAGACGACAGCCCAGCTGTCCAGCCTGATCCTCACCGGCAAACGCCAGGTGTCGGACAAGGCGGCGGAGTGGATGACGATGTCCGTCCTGCGAACCTTCATCGCCACTGCCATGCTCGGAAAGGCTGGCATCCACGCGGCGTCGACCGGTATCGAACACGAGGACATCCCTGTCGACGAGAGTGGCACCCGGCCGGACAGGGCAGTCGTGCAGCGTGAGGTCATGGAGACGATGGGCGCGTTCCTCCAGGAGAACGCCCAGTTCTTCCACTCCAAGACCGCCATCACCGCCCCCGCTGTCGTTGCCGGCCTCGGCGCTACCATCAACCGCTGTATGTCCTGGAGCACCGACCCCCTTACCGACGGAGTCACCCTGGAGCGACTGCTGGAGGACGTCAAGTGGGAGCGCGAGGCGAAGTACTGGAGCGGTATCGCGGCCAAGGTCACTGATCGAGGAGCCGTCTCCTGGGCCGGCGGAGCCCGCGACTCCGGCCACAAGGTCTACGACGCACTGAACCGCCCCGAGAGCGAAGCGGGTAAGCAGATCCGGGGGCGCTTCTAG
- a CDS encoding MarR family transcriptional regulator, with amino-acid sequence MTRPKRENAGATGRDPETVSRFVEHFAAQLVEAGLPRMAARVFAALLASDSGAMTSAELGAQLRISPAAVSGAVRYLAQVRMVSREREPGSRRERYRLPADHWYEALTNREAVLRHWGNALREGVAGLGPDTPAGRRLTETVAFFEFAEREVAGMMERWRTERDRRFGPDTDTRPEGSAAG; translated from the coding sequence ATGACGCGACCGAAGCGCGAGAACGCCGGAGCGACGGGACGGGACCCGGAGACCGTCTCCCGGTTCGTGGAGCACTTCGCGGCCCAACTCGTCGAGGCGGGGCTGCCCCGCATGGCGGCCCGCGTCTTCGCCGCCCTGCTCGCCTCCGACAGCGGCGCCATGACCTCCGCCGAACTAGGCGCGCAGTTGCGGATCTCGCCCGCGGCCGTCTCCGGAGCCGTGCGCTACCTGGCACAGGTGCGCATGGTGTCCCGGGAGCGCGAGCCCGGATCGCGTCGCGAGCGCTACCGCCTGCCCGCCGACCACTGGTACGAGGCCCTCACCAACCGCGAGGCCGTCCTTCGCCACTGGGGGAACGCGCTCAGGGAAGGTGTCGCCGGACTCGGCCCCGACACCCCGGCGGGCCGACGCCTGACCGAGACCGTCGCCTTCTTCGAGTTCGCGGAGCGAGAGGTGGCGGGGATGATGGAGCGCTGGCGGACCGAACGCGACCGCAGGTTCGGCCCGGACACCGACACCCGGCCCGAGGGCTCCGCGGCCGGATAG
- a CDS encoding ABC transporter ATP-binding protein, translating to MTKAITVAGLEKSFGRTRALDGLDLEVDQGEVHGFLGPNGAGKSTTIRVLLGLLRADAGTVRVLDRDPWTDAVELHRRLAYVPGDVELWPHLTGGEAIDLLTRLRGGRRGGRGATDRRVRRRRDELTERFDLDPTKKGRSYSKGNRQKVAIVAALASDAELLLLDEPTAGLDPLMEVVFQEVVGEAKAAGRTVLLSSHVLAQVERLADRVSIVRLGRMVESGSLADLRHLARTTIEAETALPPTGLDTLPGVHDLRVDGARVRFTVDGPEVGAAVRKLTEFGVRGLAGRPPTLEELMLRHYDDAARRGGPREGPRDGIASRGRVAAGERVESGGPLDDGPGGGVR from the coding sequence ATGACCAAGGCCATCACCGTCGCGGGGCTGGAGAAGTCCTTCGGACGGACGCGCGCACTGGACGGGCTCGACCTGGAGGTCGACCAAGGAGAAGTACACGGCTTTCTCGGACCGAACGGGGCCGGCAAGTCCACCACCATCCGCGTGCTGCTCGGGTTGCTCCGCGCCGACGCCGGCACGGTCCGGGTCCTCGACCGTGATCCGTGGACGGACGCCGTCGAGCTGCACCGCCGACTCGCGTACGTTCCCGGGGACGTCGAGCTGTGGCCCCACCTGACCGGGGGAGAGGCCATCGACCTCCTCACCCGATTGCGCGGTGGGAGAAGGGGCGGGCGAGGCGCCACCGACCGTCGCGTCCGGAGGCGCCGCGACGAGCTGACCGAACGGTTCGACCTGGATCCGACGAAGAAGGGGCGGTCCTACTCCAAGGGCAACCGGCAGAAGGTCGCCATCGTCGCGGCTCTCGCCTCCGACGCCGAACTGCTCCTCCTCGACGAGCCGACGGCGGGTCTCGACCCGCTGATGGAGGTCGTCTTCCAGGAGGTCGTCGGGGAGGCCAAGGCCGCCGGCAGGACCGTGTTGCTCTCCAGCCACGTCCTGGCCCAAGTGGAGCGACTCGCCGACCGGGTGAGTATCGTCCGGCTCGGTCGCATGGTGGAGTCCGGCAGCCTCGCCGATCTGCGACACCTGGCGCGCACCACCATCGAGGCCGAGACCGCGCTGCCTCCCACCGGACTGGACACCCTGCCCGGCGTCCACGATCTGCGGGTCGACGGGGCTCGGGTGCGCTTCACGGTCGACGGGCCCGAGGTCGGCGCCGCCGTGCGGAAGCTGACCGAGTTCGGCGTTCGCGGTCTGGCGGGTCGCCCCCCGACCCTGGAGGAGCTGATGCTCCGCCACTACGACGACGCGGCACGGCGAGGCGGCCCTCGCGAGGGCCCGCGCGACGGGATCGCATCCCGTGGTCGGGTCGCGGCCGGCGAGCGGGTCGAGAGCGGCGGACCCCTCGACGACGGTCCGGGCGGGGGCGTGCGATGA
- a CDS encoding ABC transporter permease, which produces MSTTTPPAENRAVGAPGAGPGSTAGAGALVGTGSLFRFALRRDRLRLAVWMSAVSLGTLAVASNFRQLYADPEDRADAAEALGSPAGLAMSGPRGYLDEYTFGAMLGQQMLGFTAVLVGLMSVLIVTRHTRAEEETGRAELVRSAVVGRHAHLAAALAAAVVANLGVALLLALGLPGLGIDSVDASGSLLYGASHAAVGVAFAGVAAITVQLTEHSRGATGMALATIGVAYVLRAAGDSGGNEALSWLSPIGWAQRTYVYVDDRWWPVFACLATAALCAAAGFALSTRRDVGAGLRPRARGAAYASSVLLTSPGLAFRVHRGALLGFGAGLTLMAAMYGAILGQASDLLQDVDQLREALDRLGGAGPAEAFASMVLMVLAVVAAVAVVSASLRPRAEELAGRAEPLLATGLSRDRWLAGHLVVPLVGGPLLLTTAGLVLGLTGAASTGDPALVVRLTVAALAYAPALWVTAGVAVALFGWFPRVGSLVWIVPVYAFVVGYLGEILRFPGWSNTFSPLGHVPRLPSAEAAWTPLVVLTLVAVALVWTGLVGFRRRDLTTR; this is translated from the coding sequence ATGAGCACCACGACGCCCCCCGCCGAGAACCGCGCCGTCGGTGCGCCGGGCGCCGGCCCGGGCTCGACGGCCGGAGCCGGGGCGCTGGTCGGCACCGGCAGCCTGTTCCGCTTCGCGCTGCGCCGCGACCGGCTCCGGCTCGCCGTCTGGATGTCGGCGGTGTCGCTGGGCACACTGGCCGTCGCGAGCAACTTCCGGCAGCTCTACGCCGACCCGGAGGACCGGGCCGACGCCGCCGAGGCGCTGGGCAGCCCGGCGGGGCTGGCCATGTCGGGGCCGCGCGGCTATCTCGACGAGTACACCTTCGGAGCCATGCTGGGTCAGCAGATGCTCGGTTTCACCGCCGTCCTCGTCGGTCTGATGAGCGTGCTGATCGTCACCCGGCACACCCGTGCGGAGGAGGAGACCGGGCGGGCCGAGCTGGTGCGCTCGGCCGTCGTGGGCCGTCACGCACACCTCGCCGCGGCACTCGCCGCGGCCGTGGTGGCCAACCTGGGCGTGGCCCTGCTCCTCGCCCTCGGGCTGCCCGGCCTCGGGATCGACAGCGTCGACGCGAGCGGGTCGCTGCTCTACGGCGCGAGCCACGCGGCGGTGGGAGTCGCCTTCGCAGGGGTGGCCGCGATCACCGTCCAGCTGACGGAGCACTCCCGGGGCGCCACCGGCATGGCCCTCGCCACCATCGGTGTCGCCTACGTGCTGCGCGCCGCCGGAGACAGCGGCGGGAACGAGGCCCTCTCGTGGCTGTCCCCGATCGGATGGGCGCAGCGCACCTACGTCTACGTGGACGATCGTTGGTGGCCCGTGTTCGCCTGCCTGGCGACGGCCGCCCTCTGTGCCGCCGCCGGGTTCGCGCTGTCGACCAGGCGGGACGTGGGAGCGGGACTGCGTCCGCGAGCCCGGGGCGCTGCGTATGCCTCGTCCGTGTTGCTCACCTCGCCCGGCCTCGCGTTCCGCGTGCATCGCGGCGCGCTCCTCGGCTTCGGGGCCGGCCTGACGCTGATGGCCGCCATGTACGGGGCCATCCTCGGGCAGGCGAGCGATCTGCTCCAGGACGTCGACCAGCTCCGGGAAGCCCTCGACCGCCTCGGTGGCGCCGGGCCGGCCGAGGCGTTCGCGTCGATGGTGCTGATGGTGCTGGCCGTCGTGGCGGCGGTCGCCGTGGTGTCGGCGAGCCTGCGACCGCGCGCCGAGGAACTCGCGGGGCGTGCCGAGCCGCTGCTGGCCACCGGTCTGTCCCGCGACCGGTGGCTGGCCGGTCACCTCGTCGTGCCCCTGGTCGGTGGGCCGCTCCTGCTGACGACCGCCGGGCTCGTCCTCGGTCTCACGGGTGCGGCCTCCACCGGTGACCCCGCGCTCGTCGTGCGCCTCACCGTCGCGGCGCTGGCGTACGCGCCGGCTCTGTGGGTCACGGCCGGTGTGGCGGTGGCTCTCTTCGGCTGGTTCCCCCGCGTCGGCTCACTGGTGTGGATCGTGCCCGTGTACGCCTTCGTCGTGGGCTACCTCGGGGAGATCCTGCGGTTTCCCGGTTGGTCGAACACTTTCTCGCCTCTGGGGCACGTGCCGCGGCTGCCCTCCGCGGAGGCCGCCTGGACCCCACTGGTCGTCCTGACTCTGGTGGCCGTGGCCCTGGTGTGGACGGGCCTGGTCGGATTCCGCCGTCGGGACCTGACGACGAGGTGA
- a CDS encoding diacylglycerol kinase family protein: MATSARSDQLLVVIDASAPRTDGESVRIAKDVLSAGAANTKVCLPDGPEEFARALRRRGSRRPVVVGGDQALVRAVSLLHRDRELAGCALAVVPVGPRRELARSLGVPTDAVEAARTALDGAERGLDLLVDDTDGVVIGTVGIPPGFAGEDEGTAPGPGSTGLGGGGEEPASAGHGDRGGTSRASRLWRCRALFRTLASRSRGGATAGGPYRLRVEVDGVTLVDLDKPVAGVTLRCGRSGAAEVRARPAGTTPPLTATGRTFSVSGPHFRYQADTWESMPVRTRTWTVREGAWSLWLPDSDAGG, encoded by the coding sequence GTGGCGACTTCCGCGAGGTCCGATCAGTTGCTGGTGGTCATCGACGCGTCCGCTCCGCGGACGGACGGCGAGTCCGTCCGCATCGCGAAAGACGTGCTCAGCGCGGGTGCGGCGAACACCAAGGTCTGTCTTCCCGACGGACCGGAGGAGTTCGCCAGGGCGCTGCGGCGACGGGGATCACGCCGCCCGGTGGTGGTCGGCGGCGACCAGGCCCTGGTGCGGGCGGTGTCGCTGCTCCATCGGGACCGTGAGCTGGCGGGGTGCGCTCTGGCGGTGGTACCGGTGGGCCCCCGACGTGAGCTGGCCCGGTCGCTGGGTGTGCCCACCGACGCCGTGGAGGCGGCTCGGACCGCGCTGGACGGCGCCGAGCGCGGGCTCGACCTCTTGGTCGACGACACCGACGGCGTGGTGATCGGCACCGTCGGCATCCCGCCCGGCTTCGCCGGCGAGGACGAGGGCACGGCGCCCGGCCCCGGCAGCACCGGCCTCGGGGGCGGTGGCGAGGAGCCGGCGAGCGCCGGGCACGGCGACCGTGGCGGGACCTCGCGCGCGAGCCGGCTGTGGCGCTGCCGCGCGCTCTTTCGCACGCTGGCGTCCCGATCCCGAGGCGGGGCGACGGCCGGCGGACCGTACCGGCTCCGGGTGGAGGTCGACGGGGTGACACTGGTGGACCTCGACAAGCCGGTCGCCGGCGTCACGCTGCGGTGCGGTCGCTCGGGTGCGGCCGAGGTCCGCGCACGACCGGCGGGGACGACCCCGCCACTGACGGCCACCGGGAGGACGTTCTCCGTGTCCGGTCCTCACTTTCGCTACCAGGCCGACACCTGGGAGTCCATGCCGGTCCGCACGAGGACGTGGACCGTGCGGGAGGGCGCCTGGTCGCTGTGGCTCCCCGACAGCGACGCCGGCGGCTGA
- a CDS encoding adenylosuccinate synthase translates to MPALVLLGAQWGDEGKGKATDLLGGSVDYVVRYQGGNNAGHTVVVGDQKYALHLLPSGILSPGCTPVIGNGVVVDPSVLLSELSGLNERGVDTSKLLISGNAHIITPYNVIVDKVTERFLGKRKIGTTGRGIGPTYADKINRVGIRVQDLYDESILTQKVEAALDAKNQMLTKLYNRRAIEAGQVVEELLGYAERIAPYVADTTLVLNRALDEDRVVLFEGGQGTLLDIDHGTYPFVTSSNPTAGGACTGAGVGPTRISRVIGILKAYTTRVGAGPFPTELFDEDGEALRSIGGERGVTTGRDRRCGWFDAVIARYATRVNGLTDFFLTKLDVLTGWERIPVCVAYEIDGRRVEELPYSQTDFHHAKPVYETLPGWSEDITGAKTFAELPKNARNYVKALEEMSGAPISAIGVGPGRDETIEINSFL, encoded by the coding sequence GTGCCCGCACTTGTGCTGCTCGGTGCTCAGTGGGGTGACGAGGGCAAGGGAAAGGCCACGGACCTGCTCGGCGGCTCCGTCGACTACGTGGTGCGATACCAGGGCGGCAACAACGCCGGCCACACGGTGGTCGTGGGGGACCAGAAGTACGCCCTCCACCTGCTCCCTTCCGGAATCCTGTCTCCCGGATGCACGCCGGTCATCGGCAACGGCGTCGTCGTCGATCCCTCGGTCCTGCTCTCCGAGCTGAGCGGGTTGAACGAGCGCGGCGTGGACACGTCGAAGCTTCTGATCAGCGGAAACGCGCACATCATCACTCCGTACAACGTGATCGTCGACAAGGTCACGGAGCGTTTCCTGGGCAAGCGGAAGATCGGCACGACCGGCCGAGGCATCGGGCCGACCTACGCTGACAAGATCAACCGGGTGGGCATCCGGGTCCAGGATCTCTACGACGAGTCGATCCTGACACAGAAGGTCGAGGCGGCCCTCGACGCCAAGAACCAGATGCTGACCAAGCTCTACAACCGGCGGGCCATAGAGGCCGGCCAGGTGGTCGAGGAACTGCTGGGCTACGCCGAGCGGATCGCGCCGTATGTCGCGGACACGACGCTGGTGCTGAACCGGGCGCTGGACGAGGACCGGGTCGTCCTCTTCGAGGGCGGCCAGGGGACGCTGCTGGACATCGACCACGGCACCTATCCCTTCGTGACCTCCTCCAACCCCACCGCCGGCGGTGCCTGCACCGGCGCCGGTGTCGGCCCGACCCGGATCAGCCGGGTGATCGGCATCCTCAAGGCCTACACCACCCGCGTCGGTGCCGGCCCCTTCCCGACGGAACTGTTCGACGAGGACGGCGAGGCGCTGCGCTCCATCGGCGGTGAGCGAGGCGTGACCACCGGGCGCGACCGCCGCTGCGGCTGGTTCGACGCGGTGATCGCCCGCTACGCGACCCGTGTCAACGGCCTGACCGACTTCTTCCTCACCAAGCTCGACGTGCTGACCGGCTGGGAGCGGATCCCGGTCTGCGTGGCCTACGAGATCGACGGCCGTCGAGTCGAGGAGCTGCCGTACTCGCAGACGGACTTCCACCACGCCAAGCCGGTCTACGAGACGCTGCCCGGTTGGTCCGAGGACATCACCGGGGCCAAGACCTTCGCCGAGCTGCCGAAGAACGCCCGGAACTACGTCAAGGCCCTGGAGGAGATGTCCGGCGCCCCGATCTCCGCCATCGGCGTCGGACCGGGCCGGGACGAGACCATCGAGATCAATTCCTTCCTCTGA